The Silvibacterium dinghuense DNA segment ATGCATCTGATTAAAAGCTGCCTCCTAAGTGCGCCGCATCATAGAAACATATAATTGGCCGATATTTTGTGCGCTATTATCATGCTGATTCAAGGCATAAGCCGCTAAATCACCTTCAGGAACAGAGGCGTATTTCAAGAGCCGATCAAGCAATTCCTGAATAGAAGAGTTGTTTTGCAGAGAAAGAACATAACAGACACGCATACAACTTTGTAGGCTTCTAAAAGGGGATACAGATGAGCGCGAAGAATGAGCCTAGCAAAGGATTTAGTCACGATATGCAAGCTGAGAGGGTGCAACCCCAGCCAGACCATCCCATCCGAGCGATCGAGTTGTTTGCCTGGCTCGGCGTAGACGAGCTACATTCGGGAGAGATCGGCCTGAAGCAAGTATGGGCGCCTGGCGCGAAGATTCCCCTCGTGGCCGTAAAACGTTACACGATGGAGGCACCCGCCATTGTGGATGCAATGCAGAGGCAGGCAAAGGTCTATGGCAAAAAGATTCGCCTGTGCCGGTTTGTATTTGCAGAAGTTGTGTCCGAGACGCCGGCTGGCGAAGATAAGCCATGATCCCTGCCATGGATCCAAACCTCCAGGTTAACGCCTGCTACAGAGAGCCAAGTGCTTGCTCGGCGGGAAGCCTAAAAGGAATAGCGAAATGCAACCCAAAGCTCCCGTCATTATGATCATTCGCCACGCAGAAAAGCCAACTCAAGCAATTGCCGGCGTCAAACAAAAGGGCGAAAAAAATTCGCATCACCTGACGGTAAAAGGTTGGCAACGTGCAGGTGCGCTTGCGCACTTCTTTGCGCCCGGACACGCTCAGTCATCGGAGTCGTTGATTGTCCCACCTCAATTTCTCTTTGCCTCAGCGCCTTCGCATAGCGCAGATGACGAGTGCAAAAGCCACCGTCCCGAAGCGACCATCAAACCACTCGCAGAAAAACTTGGCCTGAAAATCAATATGACTTTCAACAGAGGACAAGAGTCAGCCGTTGCGAGTGCTGCCCAAGCCTGCAAGGGGCCCGTCCTGATTGCCTGGCAACACGACAGTATCTACGAAATCGCAAAAGTGATTCCTGGCGGAGACATTGCTCCTCAACACTGGCCCGAGAACCGATTCGACATCGTGTTCGTCTTCACCCTCCGCAGCTCCCAAAATGGCTATAGCTTTGACCAGGTGCCTCAATGCCTGCTTGCGGGTGACACTCCGGATGTGTTTTGACGACACTGGGTGCGCTCAACCGCGCCGACGCAATGCCTCATTCTCAAGCTGAACAAGGGACAATTTATCCAGAAGATCAAGGACCACCGAGATACCCGCGAGGTTGATTCCTAAAGAGCGCCGAAGCCGAACAATCTTCCGCAGGCGAGGCGCTGCCGCAGGATCGAACAGTAACTCGATCTCATTGCGCCTGATAGGAGTGATCAGTCCGAATTCTATAAACTGCGAAATCAGCGCAGGATGCACATCGGCATGGAGAGCGAGATCTTCGAGAGTCAATTCGGAGCCCTCACGACGGCGAAGAACAATGGCGTATGACTGCATCTTTCTCCTCCTAGAATTGCGAGTCGCGAGGATTGAAATGAGACTCAGTAGCAAGCTGTTCAAAGAGTTCTTTTTGCTTTGCGCTCAAGTCCGTGGGGTTCAGAATTTTGAGCCTGACATACTGATCTCCCCTTGCCCCATTTCTCTCGCTTAAACCCAGACCACGCAACCGAAGCTTTTTGCCCCCTTGTGTTTCCGGCGGAATTTTCATCTCTACCGATCCATCCATGGTCGGCACGTTGATGGTCGCCCCAAGTGCTGCCTCCCACGGAGAAACGGGCAATTCTATCTCGACGTCCTTATCTCCAATCACCTGAAATCGCTTATGAGGTTGAATCCGTATATGCAGAAAGAGATCGCCGGCAGGCGCGCCATTTCCACCGGCTTCTCCTTGCCCAGCCAATCGAATGACAGAATCCTGACGAACGCCCGCCGGAATCGTGACTTCGAGAGATTTCGGTCGAAGCACGACTCCAGCCCCTCCACAAGTGGGACATGCCTTGCCATCCTTCTTGCCACTCCCGCCACAGGTCGGGCATGTTTCTGTCGATTCGAAACTGATGGTCCGCTTTGTACCGCGATGTGCTTCTTCGAGGCTTAGCGTGATTTCTGCATCGACATCGCTACCACGCATCCGAAACCCACTGCCGGCCCGGGCGCTCCGTCGGCCGCCAAAAAGACTCTCAAAGAAGTCACTAAAATCACCCGAAGCCCTCTGACCGCCAGCGGAACCAAAGCCACCGTAGCCTCCTGCTCCTGGCTCCCAGCCGGGCGGCGGTGTGAAATCAGAGCCCGCCTTCCAGTTCTGCCCCAGTTGATCAAATCGTTTGCGCTTCTCCGGGTCTGACAAAACCTCATAGGCTTCATTGATCTCTTTAAATTTGTCCTCGGCAGCTTTATCGCCAGGGTTCACATCTGGATGATGCTTTCGCGCGAGCGCACGGTACGCTTTACGAATTTCATCCTGCGTCGCAGTTTTCGCTACGCCGAGAACTTCATAGTAGTCTCTGAATTTGACGGCCATCGGAACTCACTTAAATCAAGATGAGCCTCGGTGATGTCTCATTCACCAAGGCACAGGATGATGGAAACGCGATTAAGCCGCAACTCGCACGCGGGCAGGTCTCAGCAGATCATCACCGAGCCGGTAGCCGCGCTGGACCTCTTCAACGATGGTTCCCGAAGGATGCTCCTCGCTGGGCACAGAGTCAATGGCTTCATGCACACGGGGATCAAAAGGTTCGCCGACACTCTGGATCGTTTCGACCTTATGATGCTCCAGCAGACTGAGGAACCTGCGCTGTATGGCGCGAACTCCCTGCGTTAACGGAGAGGCAGCATCTTCCGCGTGATGCAGAGCGAGTTCGAGTCCGTCGAGCACTTCCAGGAGCGGGAGAAGGATCTCACGCTTCGCGGTTGAAACCGTATTAGTCCGCTCCCGATCAATCCGTCGCCTGTAGTTATCGAAGTCCGCCAGGGCACGGAGATACAAATCGTGCTCCTGGCGAACCCTCTCCTCGAGTTCACGAATACGCTCCTCGAGCGGATTATTATTACTATCCAGCACCGTTTCCATATCAGTCATAACCTCTCAGTCGAGGACACCGTCACTTTG contains these protein-coding regions:
- a CDS encoding nucleotide exchange factor GrpE; protein product: METVLDSNNNPLEERIRELEERVRQEHDLYLRALADFDNYRRRIDRERTNTVSTAKREILLPLLEVLDGLELALHHAEDAASPLTQGVRAIQRRFLSLLEHHKVETIQSVGEPFDPRVHEAIDSVPSEEHPSGTIVEEVQRGYRLGDDLLRPARVRVAA
- a CDS encoding DnaJ C-terminal domain-containing protein, yielding MAVKFRDYYEVLGVAKTATQDEIRKAYRALARKHHPDVNPGDKAAEDKFKEINEAYEVLSDPEKRKRFDQLGQNWKAGSDFTPPPGWEPGAGGYGGFGSAGGQRASGDFSDFFESLFGGRRSARAGSGFRMRGSDVDAEITLSLEEAHRGTKRTISFESTETCPTCGGSGKKDGKACPTCGGAGVVLRPKSLEVTIPAGVRQDSVIRLAGQGEAGGNGAPAGDLFLHIRIQPHKRFQVIGDKDVEIELPVSPWEAALGATINVPTMDGSVEMKIPPETQGGKKLRLRGLGLSERNGARGDQYVRLKILNPTDLSAKQKELFEQLATESHFNPRDSQF
- a CDS encoding chaperone modulator CbpM, yielding MQSYAIVLRRREGSELTLEDLALHADVHPALISQFIEFGLITPIRRNEIELLFDPAAAPRLRKIVRLRRSLGINLAGISVVLDLLDKLSLVQLENEALRRRG